Part of the Nitrososphaerales archaeon genome is shown below.
TTATATTTAAAATTTATGATGGTACTTCGGCGGTGCATGATCTGCATTCTGGCAAGCGTGGTCCGCCGAAGTCCAATCGTAGACCTATTGTAGAATACCTCTAACTCGTTCGACTCTACCATTCATATTAACATCAACTACGTAAATATCTCATATGCACTTCCTGCCCGCACTCACACACCTTAACACTTACAAACTTCAACCTCCTCGCATCATCGGTCGTAGAGAAGCCCTCGCCCATAACCAGACTTACCGCATCTCTACCGCCAAATATGTATGGTGAGATCGTCAATCTAAGTTCATCGACGACATCCGCTGCGAATAGGTGCCAGAGGAGCTCCCCTCCGCCCTCTACCATAATCCTTCTCAAACCTTCTTCATAGAGCCTCTCAATACCTTCCTTCATATCTATCGGTGGCCGCCCTGAAAACACGATTACTCGTACACCCATACCTCTTAAACTCTCGACCTTATCCTTCGGTGCAGCCTCCGTCGTCAAGATTATAGTTTCAGCGGTCTTCAGCGTATAGACTCTAGCATCTAAAGGCGTCCTCAGAAGGCCATCCACAACGATTCTAACCGGGTTCTTACCTTCGACGTACTTGACCCTCAAAGATGGGTCATCGATGATGACCGTATTCGCTCCTACCATGATCCCATCACTCTCCGCTCTAAGTTCATGCAGCCTCTTCAGATCGTATGGGCAGCTGAGCCTACTGTAGCGTGTCTTGCTCGCTATCCTTCCATCGATCGTCATCGTCGAGTATACCGTTACATAGCATCGTTCTACAGGGTTCATGGATTTCATAGATCTCATAGATCTCATAGATTTCATAGATATAAATCACCTATGACCTTTAAGATACTCGTGGATGAGCCTCTCTTTAATATAGAGTTGTACAGATTCATAGCCCTTGTAACCTCCAATTCATGAGCATCTAGGATGATAAAGTTCGCAACCCTCCCTTCTTCTATTACATTACTCAAGTTGAGCCCCTTCACCCCTTCGATATTCACCGTGGCCATCTTCAAAATATCCCTCGCATCCACATCGAACCCCTTCAACTTAGTGATAAAGTAGGCGGCTTCGAGTTCACGCCATAAATCTGGCTCTATCAACCCCGCATTATCCGTGCCGATAAGTAGATTGACACCATACTCTAAATACTTGGCTATTGGTGGTAGGCCAACACCGAACCACATATTCGATCTTGGACATACAACC
Proteins encoded:
- a CDS encoding 2,5-diamino-6-(ribosylamino)-4(3H)-pyrimidinone 5'-phosphate reductase, producing MKSMNPVERCYVTVYSTMTIDGRIASKTRYSRLSCPYDLKRLHELRAESDGIMVGANTVIIDDPSLRVKYVEGKNPVRIVVDGLLRTPLDARVYTLKTAETIILTTEAAPKDKVESLRGMGVRVIVFSGRPPIDMKEGIERLYEEGLRRIMVEGGGELLWHLFAADVVDELRLTISPYIFGGRDAVSLVMGEGFSTTDDARRLKFVSVKVCECGQEVHMRYLRS